One region of Culex pipiens pallens isolate TS chromosome 2, TS_CPP_V2, whole genome shotgun sequence genomic DNA includes:
- the LOC120426053 gene encoding uncharacterized protein LOC120426053 isoform X1, protein MCGSGSVDGHRLASDLERTCTNTPGQVQANPVHDPGLFSFKIWVIQSGTARDQGRLWLKNRFAGQSPTASALGTTMHRTGSIEDHGFASSLGTSLDGSGSATVAVLWATRWNRCNLPYWM, encoded by the exons ATGTGTGGATCAGGCTCGGTGGACGGTCACCGCCTTGCAAGTGACCTGGAACGAACCTGCACAAATACGCCAGGTCAAGTTCAAGCGAATCCGGTCCACGATCCTGGCCTTTTCTCGTTCAAAATATG GGTCATACAATCCGGAACTGCCAGGGACCAGGGACGGCTATGGCTTAAGAATAGATTCGCCGGACAATCACCAACTGCAAGTGCCCTCGGAACGACGATGCACAGAACAGGATCGATAGAGGATCATGGCTTTGCAAGTTCCCTCGGAACGTCGCTGGATGGATCAGGCTCGGCGACGGTCGCCGTCCTGTGGGCAACTAGGTGGAACCGCTGCAATCTACCGTACTGGATGTGA
- the LOC120426053 gene encoding uncharacterized protein LOC120426053 isoform X2, translating into MPTTRATLHGISSVMALKVSSEQRCPRNGGWPVGSQISFMQSGMARGAERKWTSKPPSKLTDLPGGHQPARALGTMLDEIGSTLMALHVPLNVDVWIRLGGRSPPCK; encoded by the exons ATGCCGACGACGAGAGCAACGCTGCACGGAATTAGCTCGGTCATGGCCCTGAAAGTGTCTTCGGAACAACGCTGTCCTCGAAACGGCGGGTGGCCTGTTGGTTctcaaatttc GTTCATGCAATCCGGAATGGCACGCGGTGCGGAACGGAAATGGACCTCGAAGCCCCCAAGTAAATTAACAGATTTGCCGGGTGGTCACCAACCTGCACGTGCCCTCGGAACGATGCTGGACGAAATAGGCTCGACCTTGATGGCCCTGCATGTTCCCTTAAACGTCGATGTGTGGATCAGGCTCGGTGGACGGTCACCGCCTTGCAAGTGA